The following are encoded in a window of Kogia breviceps isolate mKogBre1 chromosome 10, mKogBre1 haplotype 1, whole genome shotgun sequence genomic DNA:
- the ABHD16A gene encoding phosphatidylserine lipase ABHD16A: MAKLLSCVLGPRLYKIYRERDSERAPSSIPGTPTSVTNPPSSSWDTYYQPRALEKHADSILALASVFWSISYYSSPFAFFYLYRKGYLSLSKVVPFSHYAGTLLLLLAGVACLRGIGRWTNPQYRQFITILEATHRNRSAENKRQLANYNFDFRSWPVDFHWEEPSSRKESRGGPSRWGVALLRPEPLHRGTADTFLNRVKKLPCQITSYLVAHTLGRRMLYPGSVYLLQKALMPVLLQGQARLVEECNGRRAKLQACDGNEIDTMFVDRRGRPEPQGQKLVICCEGNAGFYEVGCVSTPLEAGYSVLGWNHPGFAGSTGVPFPQNEANAMDVVVQFAIHRLGFQPQDIIIYAWSIGGFTATWAAMSYPDISAVILDASFDDLVPLALKVMPDSWRGLVTRTVRQHLNLNNAEQLCRYQGPVLLIRRTKDEIITTTVPEDIMSNRGNDLLLKLLQHRYPRVMAEEGLQAVRQWLEASSQLEEASIFSRWEVEEDWCLSVLHSYQAEHGPEFPWSVGEDMSPDGRRQLALFLAQKHLHNFEATHCTPLPAQNFQMPWHL, from the exons ATGGCGAAGCTGCTGAGTTGCGTCCTAGGCCCCCGGCTCTACAAGATCTACCGGGAAAGGGACTCTGAAAGGGCCCCGTCCAGCATCCCTGGGACTCCAACTTCAGTCACTAACCCCCCTTCCAGCTCCTGG GATACGTACTATCAGCCCCGTGCCCTCGAGAAACATGCCGACAGCATCCTGGCACTG GCTTCAGTCTTCTGGTCCATCTCTTACTACTCCTCTCCCTTCGCCTTCTTCTACTTATACAGGAAAG gTTACTTGAGTTTGTCCAAAGTGGTGCCATTTTCTCACTATGCTGGGACACTGCTTCTACTACTGGCAGGAGTGGCCTGCCTCCGAG GCATTGGCCGCTGGACCAACCCCCAGTACCGGCAGTTCATCACCATCTTGGAGGCAACACACAGGAACCGGTCCGCAGAAAACAAG AGGCAGCTTGCCAACTACAACTTTGACTTCAGGAGCTGGCCAGTCGACTTCCACTGGGAAGAACCCAGCAGCCG GAAGGAGTCCCGGGGGGGGCCTTCCCGCTGGGGTGTGGCCCTGCTCCGCCCAGAGCCCCTGCACCGGGGGACTGCAGACACCTTCCTCAACCGAGTCAAGAAGCTGCCTTGTCAGATCACCAG CTATCTGGTGGCACACACCCTGGGGCGCCGGATGCTGTATCCGGGCTCTGTGTACCTGCTCCAGAAGGCCCTCATGCCTGTGCTGCTGCAGGGGCAGGCCCGGCTGGTGGAAGAG TGTAACGGGCGCCGGGCAAAGCTACAGGCCTGCGATGGCAATGAGATTGACACCATGTTTGTGGACCGGCGAGGGAGACCTGAGCCCCAGGGACAGAAGCTG GTGATCTGCTGTGAGGGGAACGCGGGCTTCTATGAAGTGGGCTGCGTCTCCACACCTCTGGAAG CTGGATATTCAGTCCTGGGCTGGAATCATCCCGGCTTTGCTGGAAGCACG GGGGTGCCATTCCCACAGAACGAGGCCAATGCCATGGATGTGGTGGTCCAGTTTGCCATCCACCGCCTGGGCTTCCAGCCCCAGGACATCATCATCTATGCCTGGTCCATCGGCGGTTTCACTG CTACGTGGGCAGCCATGTCCTACCCAGACATTAGTGCCGTGATCCTGGATGCCTCCTTTGATGACCTGGTGCCCTTGGCCTTGAAGGTCATGCCAGACAGCTGGA GGGGCCTAGTGACCAGGACTGTGAGGCAGCATCTCAATCTAAACAATGCAGAGCAGCTGTGCAG GTACCAGGGCCCTGTGCTGCTGATCCGCAGAACCAAGGATGAGATCATCACTACCAC GGTTCCTGAGGACATCATGTCTAACCGAGGCAATGACCTCCTGCTGAAGCTCCTGCAGCATCG GTATCCCCGTGTGATGGCAGAGGAGGGTCTTCAAGCGGTGAGGCAGTGGCTGGAGGCCTCCTCACAGCTGGAGGAAG CCTCGATTTTCAGCCgatgggaggtggaggaggactggTGCCTGTCCGTCCTCCACTCCTACCAGGCAGAACACGGGCCTGAATTCCCCTGGAGCGTGG GGGAAGACATGAGTCCAGACGGAAGGCGGCAGCTGGCTTTGTTTCTG GCTCAGAAGCATCTGCACAACTTCGAAGCCACACACTGTACCCCACTGCCGGCCCAGAACTTCCAGATGCCCTGGCACCTCTAG